The Mesorhizobium sp. B2-8-5 genome segment GACCGAGCTCGGCATCAAGAACCATGATGGTATGGAGGTCGAGGTGCCGATCACCGCGCAGGGTGGCGCCGAGGCGCTGATCACGCTCACGTCACGGCACAAGGACATCGATGCCATCTTCTTTTCCAGCGACACGCTGGCCGTCGGCGCCGTGCAGGAATGCCACCGGCGGGCCTGGGCGGTGCCCGGCAGGATCGCCATCGCCGGTTATGGCGACGTGGACCTCGCCGCGCAGCTCTATCCGCGGCTGACCACGGTGAAGGTCAATCGCTACGACATGGGCCGTCGCGCCGTGCGGCAATTGCTGGCGAGACTGGTCGGCGACGGCGAGGTGCCGGCCGTCACCAGCCTAGGCTTCGAGATCATCGACCGTGAAAGCGCCTAGTTTTTCGTCATCCACCGGCGGAGCTGCCGCGAAGCGGCGTCGCTCACCGAGGTCTTGCCAGTTTAAAGGCCAGGTTTCCCCGCTTCTTCCCGTCGCCCCAGGCGCTTCTCCCAGCCTTCGGCATGAACGTTGAGATAGGCGTTGGGGTCGTAAGGGTGTTCCTTGATCGCATCGAGGTTGAGATCGATGCCGAGCCCTGGCGCTTGCGGCAGCGACAGGTGACCATTGTCCGCGTTGACGGTCGGATGCCAGGTCACCAGCTCGCGGGTCCACGGATCGTTGAAGGCGTCGAAATGCTCCTGGATCAGGAAATTCGGCACCGCCGCCGCCAGTTGCAGGCATACCGCCGTCGCCACCGGTCCGCCGCTCTGATGGGGCGCGATATGGCTGCCATGGGCAAGCGCCAGATTGGCGACCTGCATCGAGGGCGCGATGCCGCCAAGCGACATCGGCTCGGGCTGGAAGATGTTGACGCCGCCGCTGGCCGCCAGCGTGTAGAACTGGCCGACCGTGTCGTACATCTCGCCGGTCGCCACGGGAATGGGCGAGCGGTGCGCCACCTCATGCACGGTCTCCTGACGGTCGCGCGAGGTCGGCTCCTCCCACCAGTAGATGTCGAGGTCGGCGAATTTCTGTGCCGCCTGAAGTGCTGCGATCTCGGTGAAGCGCGCATGTACGTCGATCAGGATCAGCGTGTCGCGCGGCAGCTCGTCGCGCAGTTTGCGGCAGATCGCGTAGGAAAGATCAAGCTCCTCGCGTGAAATGAAACCTTGCGCGGTACCGAACGGGTCTAGCTTGAACGCCTTGAAGCCTTTCGCCAGAACGGCCCTCGCGGCTTCGAGAAAGGCCTCTGGCGTGCGCTCGGTGCGATACCAGCCATTGGCATAGCCAAGCACGCTGTCGCGCACCTGCCCGCCGAGAAGCTGGTGGATCGGCACGCCCAGGCCCTTGCCCAGAATGTCCCAGCAGGCGACCTCGATCGCCGCGATCACCGTGCGGTGGATGTGGCCGCCGTCGAGCGAAACACTGTCCAGCATGCGCTTGGCCAAAGCGTTGATGCGGCGCGGATCCTGGCCGATGGCGAGATGCTTGAGCTCATGCACGCCGGCTTCGGTGGTCTTGATGAAGCCGTTCAGCGTGCCTTCGCCGACGCCGTGAATGCCCTTGTCGGTATGGACCTTGACGAACAGCCAGTTTTTCCAGCCGGCGCCGACGGCAAAGGTCTCGATGTCGGTGATCTTCATGCGGAATCTAACCCAAACCAGTGATCGTCGCGACGACGGCCTCGGTCGTCAGGCCGTATTTTGCCTGCAAGGTCGGCACCGCGCCGCATTCGATATAGCGGTCGGGCAGGCCGATGCGCGTCACTTTCTTCGCGATGCCGGCCTCGAACAGGCTCTCGACGACAAGGCTCGCAAGGCCGCCGGTGGCGACATGGTTTTCCGCCGTGACGATCCGCTCGACGCCCGACGCGAACTCAGCCACCGCGCCGGCGTCGAACGGCTTGATCGTCGGCACGTGCAGGACGCCAGTCGAAATGCCCTGTTTCTGCAGGGTCTCCGCCGCATCCAGCGCCCGCTCGGTCATGAAGCCGGTCGAGATGATGCCGACATCGGAGCCTTCGCGAAGCCGCCGCGCCTTGCCGATCTCGAATTTGTAGCCGGGCTCGAACACGACGGGAACGCTGCCGCGCAGCAGGCGCATGTAGACAGGACCTTGATGTTCGGCGATCGTGATCGTCGCCGCTTCGATCTCGGTCGCATCGCAGGGGTCGATGACGGTCAGGCCGGGGATCATGCGCATCAGCGCCAGATCCTCGATCGCCTGATGCGTGCCGCCATAACCGGTCGTCAGTCCCGGCAGGCCGGCGATGATCTTCACATTGAGGTTGGAGTGGGCAAGCGCGATGGCGACGAAATCATAGGCGCGTCGTGTCGCGAACACCCCATAGGTGGTGGCGAACGGCACCTTGCCGGTGCGGGCCAGCCCGGCGGCGACGGCAACCAGATTCTGCTCGGCCATGCCGACATTGAAGAAGCGCTCGGGAAAAGCATCGCGGAACGGCAGGATGTCGGTGTATTTGCCAAGGTCGGCGGTCAGCCCGACGACGTCGTTGCGGCTCTGCCCAAGCCTGACCAGGGCCTGGCCGAACGGCGCTTCGACACTTTGCCGGCCGCCGCCGACAGCCTCGTCCTGGCCCATGGCCAGCGTCCGTCCGGCCTTCGTGCCGCCGCCGCTCATTGCTCCATCCCCACGCTTTTGTTGAACTCGGCGATGATGCCGTCCCATTGCGCCACGTCGATGCGGAAGAAGTGCGATTTCTCGCTGGTCTCGATGCGCGGCACGCCCTTGCCGGGCAGGGTGCGCAGCACGATCGCCTTCGGCTTGCGGTTGCGCTGGCGCGCGCCGGCCAGCGCGTCGACGACGGCCTTCATGTCGTTGCCGTCGATCTCCGCCGTCTCCCAGCCGAAAGCGCGCCATTTGTCGGCCACCGGCTCCATGTCCAGCACCACGGGCCCATCGGCCTGGATGCCGTTGCAGTCGATCAGCGCCACCAACCCGTCCAGCTCGAAATGGCTGGCCGACATCGCCGCTTCCCAGGTAGAGCCTTCCTGCATCTCGCCGTCGGAGAGCTCGACGAAGACGCGCGCGTCCGAGCGATCGAGGCGCAGTCCGAGCGCCTGGCCGACACCTTGGCCGAGGCCGTGGCCGAGCGAGCCGCCGATAACCTCGACGCCGGGCGTGGTGTCGAGCGTCGACATCTCGAGCCGGCTGCTGTCGGCGCCATAGGTGACAAGTTCCTCGACAGGGATGATGCCGGCCTCGGCCAGGGCCGCCCAAAGCGCGATCGAGTAATGCCCGGTCGACAGCAGGAAACGGTCGCGATCCGGCCATGCCAGATTGTGCGGGTCGTAGCGCAGTTCGTGGAAATACAGCGCCGCCAGCACGTCGGCGATGCCGAGGCCCTGGCCGATATAGCCCTGGCCCTGGCCGCGCGCCATGGTCAGCATGTGGCGGCGCAGCAGCGTCGCCTTGCGTTGAAGCGCCGCGACATCGGCGCTGCCGGGAGGAGAGTTTCGCAGCATTGGATGCCTAGTCCTTGTCCAGCCCGCCCGACATGTTGAGCCGCTCGGCGGTCATGTATTTGGGCGCATCGAGGCAGAGCCAGACGACGGCTTCGGCCACCTCGGAAATCTCGGCGCGGCGGCCGAGCGGGATACGGCGCGTCCGCTCGTCGAGGAAGGCCTGCAGATCGTTGCGGCCATTGGCGCGGGCAAGATCGAGCTCGGTCGAGCGCTGCATCTCGGTGTCCATCATGCCCGGCGCCAGGCTGTTGACCAGCACGCCATAGGGCGCAAGCGCGACCGCCGCGGCGCGGGTGATGGAATCGACACCGGCCTTGCTCGCCGTATAGGCGGTGTAGTCGGGCAGCGCCATGCGCGAGCCGGGCGAGGTGATGTTGACGATGCGCCCCGAGCGCTGCTCGCGCATCACCCGGCCGGCCGCCTTGCAGGCCATGGCAAGCGCAGTGACGTTGAGCGCCAGCGTGCGCGTCCAGGCCTTGAAGGTGGCATCGAGGAAGGGCTCGATCACGCCATAGCCGGCATTGTTGACGAGGATGTCGATGCCGCGCCAGCGCGCGACCACTTTTTCGACCGCCGTTTCCGGAGCGCCTTCGAGCGTGAAGTCGCCGATGATGATCTCGGCTTCCGTCCCGGTCCGGCCGATCTGCCGGGCCGTCTCTGTCAGGCCTTCGCCATTGATGTCGGTAACGGCGACGGCACAGCCGCGCCTGGCCAATTGCAGCGCCACCTCGCGGCCAAGCCCCCCGGCGGCGCCGGTGACAAGCGCCCGTCGCGTCATCGTGTCTGGAATTTCAGCAGGCAAGCCAAACCTCCTCTCAAGGTCATCTTGACGCGATGGATACCGGTATCCATAGATGGCTGTCAACGGGCTTGTGCTACTGTTCGCGGGCCGTTGGAGCCGGGAGGAAAAATTGAAGATCGTCGCGCTTGAAACGCTGCAGCTGGCGGAGTTCCCATTCCTGTTCTGGCTTCGCGTCCACACCGATGCCGGCCTCATCGGCACCGGCGAAACCTTCTGGGCGCCGGGGCCTGTCGCCTCCTACATCCACGACAATGTCGCGCCCTACCTCATCGGCAAGGATCCCCGCGATATCGAGCTGCACGACCGCACGCTGGGCAGCGTCTATGTCGGCGCGCGCGATTCCGGCGCCGAGGTGCGCGGCAATTCCGCGGTCAACATCGCGTTGTGGGATATTTACGGCCAGGCGCTTGGCGAGCCGGTCTGGCGGCTGCTGGGCGGCCGCACGCACAGAAACGTGCCGATCTACAACACCTGCGCCGGCTACAAGCATGTGCGCGCCAGCAAGAAGAACGCGCTGTTCGAGCGCGGCGAGGACTGGTCGCTCAAATCGGGCGATTCCAACGAAGGCCCGTATGAGGATCTGCTCGCGTGGCGCTACAACGCCGGCGACCTCGCCAGAAGCCTGAAATCCGAAGGCATCGGCGCCATGAAGATATGGCCGTTCGATATCGCGGCCGAGGCATCGAACGGCGCCCGCATTTCGCTTGCCGACCTCGACAAGGCGCTGGAGCCGTTCCAGAAGATCCGCGACGCCGTCGGCCGCGACATGGAGATCATGGTCGAATTGCATGGCCTCTGGAGCCTGCCGCCGGCGCTGCGCATCGCCGAAGCGCTGAAAGCCTATGACGTCGCCTGGCTGGAGGAGCCGATCCGCTACAACGAACTCGACGCCATGGCCGAGTTGGCGCGCCACACATCGATCCCGATCGCCGCCAGCGAGCGGCTGGCCACGCGGCAGATGTTCAAGCAGCTTATCGACAAGCGCGCCGCTAGCGTGATCATGATCGACCTCGCCTGGTGTGGCGGCCTTTCCGAAGCGCGCAAGATCGCCAACATGGCCGAGGCCAGCGAATTGCCGGTGACGCTGCACGACTGCACGGGGCCGATCGTCTATGCCGCCAGTTGCGCGCTGTCGGCCACCTTGCCGAACGTCAATTACCAGGAAGCCGTGCGCGCCTATTTCACTGGATGGTACACCGAGATCGTCGCCGACATTCCGCCGGTTAGTGACGGCCGTGTCGCGCCGCTCGAGGGGCCGGGGCTCGGTCTCAGCCTTCGGCCGGAGCTGTTCCAGCGGCCCGATGCCACGGTGCGCATGACCAGGATCTAGCGCACGGTTTTTTCGCCAGGACCTTTGTCAAAACAAAGTGATGGAGCGTTTCGCCGGCTCGGTGAAACGGTGAACGCGCTTGCGCCTCGCAGGCTCTGCTCAGAGCCTGTAGACATTATGCTATTATAATCTATGATGAACCCGAAGCGAGCAGCCACAAGCTCGCCGCCGGCGCGTTTCTGTCCGGCACCAGACGGATTCACGGGAGGTTTTGGTGGCAATTTCTGCGGCGCGCGCACGCGAGGATTTCAACGGTGCGCCAAATCTGCCCGACCGAAAAATCCTGCTCGACCTGTTCGAGCGCATGGTGTTGCTGCGCCGCTTCGAAAGCATTGCCCAGATCGCTTGCCGCAAGGGTGAGACGCCCGGCTTCCTGCATCTCTATATCGGCGAGGAAGCGACCGGCGTCGGGGTCTGTGCGCATTTGCGGCCGACCGACTGGGTCACGTCGACCCATCGCGGCCACGGCCATGCCCTGGCCAAGGGCGCGAACCCTGGGCGCGTGATGGCCGAGCTGTTCGGCAAGGCCGACGGCATTTGCGGCGGCCGCGGCGGCACCATGCATCTCTACGACCGCTCGGTCGGCTTGTTCGGCACCAACGGTATCGTCGCCGCCGGGATCGGCCATGCCGTCGGCATCGGCATGAGCGCCCGCCAGCAGGGCCGCGACGACATCGGTGTCGCTTTCTTCGGCGACGGCGCCGCCAACCATGGCGGCTTCCACGAGGCGCTCAATTTCGCGGCGGTGCAGCGGGCGCCTGCGGTCTTCATCTGCGAGAACAATCTCTACGCCACCGCCACGCCGCTCAAATCGATCACGCTCAATCCCGAGATCGCCACCAAGGCCGCGTCCTACGGCATGCCCGGCGTCGCCGTCGACGGCAACGACGTCTTCGCCGTCTGGTTGGCCATGAAGGAAGCGACCGAACGTGCCCGCGCCGGCAAGGGCCCGACGCTGATCGAAGCCAAGACCTATCGCACCGTCGGCCACCACGAGGGCGACCCGGTCATCGGCACCTATAGGACGCAGGAAGAGCTCGACGCCTGGATCAAGCGCGATCCGATCGACATGTTCCGCAAGCGGCTGATCGAAGAGTACGGCGTCGCCAATGCCGAGGCGCTCGCGGCAATTGAGGCGCGGATCGAGAAGGTGGTCGAGGAGGCGCTCGCCTTCGCCCGCAATTCGCCCGAGCCAGATCCAGCAACGGTGCGCCTGCACGTCTTTGCCGATCCGATCAATCCGCCGGCTGCCCTGCAGCCGCGCGCCGTCGGCGAGACGCGAACGCAAGGCTGGCTCGAGGCGGTGCGCGACGGCATTGCCGAAGAGATGCGCGCCAATCCAGCGATCCTTTACTTCGGCGAGGGCACCGGCGAGCGCGGCGGCAGCTTTGCCCACACGAGGAACCTGTGGCAGGAGTTCGGTGCCGAGCGGATGGTCGACACGCCGATTTCGGAGCAGGGTTTTACCGCAGCCGCCGTCGGTGCTTCGGCTACCGGCGCGCGCACCGTTTCCGACCTGATGTTCGCCGACTTCGCCTTCGAAACCGCAGGGCAGATTTTTCTGCAGGCGGCGAAGCTGCGTTACATGACCAGCGGCGTCATGAGCGCGCCGATGGTGGTGCGCGTCGGCGCCGGCGCGCTGCGCAGTTCCGGCCCGCATCACAGCGGCATCTACCACCCGGTCTTCGCCCATATGCCGGGCTTGATCGTCTGCGTGCCGTCGAACCCGGCGGACGCCAAGGGCCTGATGAAGACCGCGCTCCGGGCCGGCGATCCGGTCATCATGCTCGAACCCAAGGCGCTGTTCGCCTCCAAGGGCGAGGTGCCGGTCGGCGAGCATTATGTGCCGTTCGGCGTCGCGCGGATCGCGAGGGTGGGCCGCGACATCACCATCGTCGCGGCCGGGCAGATGGTGCAGCGCGCGTTGGAAGCCGCGGAGGCATTGGCCGCCGATGGCATCGAGGCCGAAGTGATCGACCCGCGCACCATCATGCCGCTCGACATCGACACGATCGTGGCCAGCGTCAGGAAGACGCATCGCCTGCTCGTCGTCGACGAGGCGTGGGCAATGTGCGGCCTTGGCGGCGAGATCGCTCAGGCGATCAACGAGCTCGCCTTCGACGAGCTCGACGCCCCACCCGGAAGGCTGCATACAGCGCCGACGTCGCATCCCTTCGCGCCGGTGCTGGAGCGAGCCATGCTGGTCGACACGGCACGCATCGCCCAAGGCATTCGCGACGTCATCGCCGGCAAGCCGCCGGTGCCGGATCACTGGTACACCGTCGGCCTGAAAAGCGCCGCGCCGGCAAAGCCAGCACCTGTTTCAGCCAAGCCGCAGCCTACGGCACCAGCCGCTTCCATCGCCACCGCCGGCGACGACGAGCCGATCACGATGCCTTTCGGCGATCTCACCGTCAGCGAAGGCACGGTCGTCAAATGGCTGAGGGCGGTGGGCGACGCGGTGAAAGAAGGCGAGCTGATCGCCGAGATCGAGACCGACAAGGCCGTGGTCGAGATCGAGGCGCCGGTCAGCGGAACGCTCAACGCCATCGATCAGCCGGTCGGCGCCGTGGTGCCGATGGGCGGGCGCATCGGCGGCATCAAGAGATAATCATCCATATCCGAAGGGCAAGCATGAAGATCCTGTGCGCCAATTGGCAAGCCGCCGACGAGGCCGAGCTCGAACGCGAGCACTATCCCGACATCGAGTTCATCCTGGCCCGCTCGACAAATGACAAAGCCGCCGCGCTCGATCCGGCGGTTTGCCATGCGGTCGACGCGGTCATCAACTATTCGCCGACCCATAATGTCGCCGCCGCGCCAGCCGCCTTTCCCAAGGCCAGGATCGCGGTGCGCTCCGGCGTCGGCTTCGACAACATCGATACGTCCGGCTGGGGCGCGCGCAAGATTCCCGCCTGCAACGTGCCCGACTATGGCACCACCGAAGTCGCCGATCACGCCATCGGCCTGATGCTGGCACTGACGCGCGGCACGTCGGCCTATGGCGCCGAGCTTTCGGCCAATGGAGCCGAGGGCTGGCATTTCTCAAAAGCACCGCTGGTGCGCCGTCACAAGGGGGCGACCTTCGGCGTCGTCGGGCTGGGCCGCATCGGGCTGGCCGCAGCCCGCCGCGCCGCCGCCTTCGACATGAAGGTGGTGTTTTATGATCCGCATCTTCTGTCCGGCGTTGACCTGTCGACCGGCTATGAGAGGGTGCATTCGCTGGCCGAGCTTATGAGGCGGGCCGATGTGGTGAGCGTGCATACGCCGTTGAGCGAGGAAACGCGCAAGCTCATCGGCGCGGATGCCTTCGCGGCCGCCAAGCCTGGCCTTGTCCTTGTCAACACAGCTCGGGGTCCGATCGTCGATCTCGACGCGCTGGAAGCAGTGCTGCGCAATGGCGTCGTCGCCGGCGCTGGGCTGGACGTCCTGCCGAACGAGCCCGGCGATCTCGAGCATTCGCTTCTGGCGGCGTGGCGGCGCCGCGAGCCGTGGATCGCCAACCGGCTGATCGTGACGCCGCACGCGGCTTTCTACAGCCCGGCGGCGATGCGCGACCTCAGGCTGAAATCGATCGAAGTCGTGCATGCCTATCTCGCCGAGGGCCGGCTGACCAACTGCGTCAACGCCGAGTATCTGAAATGAACATGGCGGTGGCATCGCGGCTGGCTGTTTCGCCCTATGCGCGCCGGCTTGCCCGCGAGCGTGGTTTCCCGCTCGAAGCGCTCCACGGCAGTGGTCCGGGCGGCCGCATCCTGGCCGCCGACGTGCTTGACTTTACCCCGGTCGATGCGCCGGCAGAGCTTCTGGCCGCGGCCCCGGCGTCTTCGCCTGTCGCGTCCCGCATCGCCGCCTTCGCGACATCGATCGCGCTGGACGCGTTGCACGAGTTGCTGAGCGCGCTGGAGAGCTCGGGGAAGGTGTTCGACATCGACGACATCGTGTTGCGTGCCACTGGTTGCGCGTTCGGCGAGATTTCAGAAGTGGCCAAGGTCAGGGAAGCGCCCGTGGCGCTCGAACTCGGCAACAGGCAAGTCGCGTTCGCGACCACATCGGGAATGCCGCTGACGGCGCTGCGCGGGGCGCGGCTTGCGGCGCAAGCGGGCAAACGCGACGATGCGGAAATACCGGCCGTCCTGTCGGTGCGGCTGCTGCCGCCGAGCGATATCCGGCCGGTGACGATGCCGCTGTTGCCGGGCCGGGCCATGCGCCTGACAGTCTCGGTCGGCTCCGCCGGCGACAACGCCGAATGCCTGCTGACGGTGGACGCCGCGCGTGTCGACGAGGCAACCTCGACGGTCTGGCTCGCCGCGTTGAAATCGGCGGTCGAACATCCGCTTCGGCTCTTTGTCTAAGCATTGCTGCAAAACCGCAGTTTTGCACGTCATGCGATAGCCTCGGGCGGCGGAAGCTATTATAAAAGCTTCGATACAGGCGCGACGAGGCCCATGGACAACACCGTTCCCACCATCGACAGTCTTCCCAGGCGCTCGCTTGGACGCTCCAACGGGCCGCTCTATCGCCAACTCGCCGACATCTTGCGCGTGCCGATCGGTGACGGCACCTTTCCCGTCGGCGGGGAATTGCCGAAGGAAGCGGCGATCGCCGAGCACTTCGGGGTCAGCCTGATCACCGTGCGCCAGGCGCTGCGCGATCTCGAAGCCGACGGACTGATCAAGAAGCGCTCGGCGAAACCGGCGGTGGTCGCGGCGCGCAGCCCGTCGGTCAATCTGAGCTGGAAGTTCAAGAACTTCGCCGACATGGCGGCCTTCACCAAGGACGCACAGCTTACGGTGAAATCCTATCGCAAGGAGGTCTCACCCGTGCTCCAGCGCCATTTCGGCATGGGCAAGGAGGAGGCGGGCTATTGCCTGCGCAGCGTGCTGTCGATCGGCGAACAGAGGAAGGCGCAGATCACCACCTATTTCCCTCCCGACATCGGCGCCAGGCTGAAGCGCGAAGACTTCTCCGACGTGCTGATCTTCCGCTCGGTGCAGAAGCATCTCGGGCTGCGCCTCGACGTGGCGCATGTCACCGTGCGCGCCGAAATCGCCGACGAGGCGGTTGCCGCCGATCTCGGCATCGCACTGGGCAGCGCGGTGCTGACGGTGGAGATGCTCTATCAGTCGGCCGACCAGCGCAGCATCGAGTTCTCCGTCGCCCGCCATCCCGCCGATATTTTCAGCATCACCTACGACGCGCCGAACGACCTCTCCTGAGACCCCTCGAAAGTGCGATTTCTGCCGTCGGGTGCATGGACAGGCCTATAAAATTATAATAGCATGATAGCTAAGCTGAGGTGCCGGCGGTAGG includes the following:
- a CDS encoding mandelate racemase/muconate lactonizing enzyme family protein, with the protein product MKITDIETFAVGAGWKNWLFVKVHTDKGIHGVGEGTLNGFIKTTEAGVHELKHLAIGQDPRRINALAKRMLDSVSLDGGHIHRTVIAAIEVACWDILGKGLGVPIHQLLGGQVRDSVLGYANGWYRTERTPEAFLEAARAVLAKGFKAFKLDPFGTAQGFISREELDLSYAICRKLRDELPRDTLILIDVHARFTEIAALQAAQKFADLDIYWWEEPTSRDRQETVHEVAHRSPIPVATGEMYDTVGQFYTLAASGGVNIFQPEPMSLGGIAPSMQVANLALAHGSHIAPHQSGGPVATAVCLQLAAAVPNFLIQEHFDAFNDPWTRELVTWHPTVNADNGHLSLPQAPGLGIDLNLDAIKEHPYDPNAYLNVHAEGWEKRLGRREEAGKPGL
- a CDS encoding transketolase family protein codes for the protein MSGGGTKAGRTLAMGQDEAVGGGRQSVEAPFGQALVRLGQSRNDVVGLTADLGKYTDILPFRDAFPERFFNVGMAEQNLVAVAAGLARTGKVPFATTYGVFATRRAYDFVAIALAHSNLNVKIIAGLPGLTTGYGGTHQAIEDLALMRMIPGLTVIDPCDATEIEAATITIAEHQGPVYMRLLRGSVPVVFEPGYKFEIGKARRLREGSDVGIISTGFMTERALDAAETLQKQGISTGVLHVPTIKPFDAGAVAEFASGVERIVTAENHVATGGLASLVVESLFEAGIAKKVTRIGLPDRYIECGAVPTLQAKYGLTTEAVVATITGLG
- a CDS encoding transketolase, whose amino-acid sequence is MLRNSPPGSADVAALQRKATLLRRHMLTMARGQGQGYIGQGLGIADVLAALYFHELRYDPHNLAWPDRDRFLLSTGHYSIALWAALAEAGIIPVEELVTYGADSSRLEMSTLDTTPGVEVIGGSLGHGLGQGVGQALGLRLDRSDARVFVELSDGEMQEGSTWEAAMSASHFELDGLVALIDCNGIQADGPVVLDMEPVADKWRAFGWETAEIDGNDMKAVVDALAGARQRNRKPKAIVLRTLPGKGVPRIETSEKSHFFRIDVAQWDGIIAEFNKSVGMEQ
- a CDS encoding SDR family NAD(P)-dependent oxidoreductase, which codes for MPAEIPDTMTRRALVTGAAGGLGREVALQLARRGCAVAVTDINGEGLTETARQIGRTGTEAEIIIGDFTLEGAPETAVEKVVARWRGIDILVNNAGYGVIEPFLDATFKAWTRTLALNVTALAMACKAAGRVMREQRSGRIVNITSPGSRMALPDYTAYTASKAGVDSITRAAAVALAPYGVLVNSLAPGMMDTEMQRSTELDLARANGRNDLQAFLDERTRRIPLGRRAEISEVAEAVVWLCLDAPKYMTAERLNMSGGLDKD
- a CDS encoding mandelate racemase/muconate lactonizing enzyme family protein; this encodes MKIVALETLQLAEFPFLFWLRVHTDAGLIGTGETFWAPGPVASYIHDNVAPYLIGKDPRDIELHDRTLGSVYVGARDSGAEVRGNSAVNIALWDIYGQALGEPVWRLLGGRTHRNVPIYNTCAGYKHVRASKKNALFERGEDWSLKSGDSNEGPYEDLLAWRYNAGDLARSLKSEGIGAMKIWPFDIAAEASNGARISLADLDKALEPFQKIRDAVGRDMEIMVELHGLWSLPPALRIAEALKAYDVAWLEEPIRYNELDAMAELARHTSIPIAASERLATRQMFKQLIDKRAASVIMIDLAWCGGLSEARKIANMAEASELPVTLHDCTGPIVYAASCALSATLPNVNYQEAVRAYFTGWYTEIVADIPPVSDGRVAPLEGPGLGLSLRPELFQRPDATVRMTRI
- a CDS encoding thiamine pyrophosphate-dependent enzyme → MAISAARAREDFNGAPNLPDRKILLDLFERMVLLRRFESIAQIACRKGETPGFLHLYIGEEATGVGVCAHLRPTDWVTSTHRGHGHALAKGANPGRVMAELFGKADGICGGRGGTMHLYDRSVGLFGTNGIVAAGIGHAVGIGMSARQQGRDDIGVAFFGDGAANHGGFHEALNFAAVQRAPAVFICENNLYATATPLKSITLNPEIATKAASYGMPGVAVDGNDVFAVWLAMKEATERARAGKGPTLIEAKTYRTVGHHEGDPVIGTYRTQEELDAWIKRDPIDMFRKRLIEEYGVANAEALAAIEARIEKVVEEALAFARNSPEPDPATVRLHVFADPINPPAALQPRAVGETRTQGWLEAVRDGIAEEMRANPAILYFGEGTGERGGSFAHTRNLWQEFGAERMVDTPISEQGFTAAAVGASATGARTVSDLMFADFAFETAGQIFLQAAKLRYMTSGVMSAPMVVRVGAGALRSSGPHHSGIYHPVFAHMPGLIVCVPSNPADAKGLMKTALRAGDPVIMLEPKALFASKGEVPVGEHYVPFGVARIARVGRDITIVAAGQMVQRALEAAEALAADGIEAEVIDPRTIMPLDIDTIVASVRKTHRLLVVDEAWAMCGLGGEIAQAINELAFDELDAPPGRLHTAPTSHPFAPVLERAMLVDTARIAQGIRDVIAGKPPVPDHWYTVGLKSAAPAKPAPVSAKPQPTAPAASIATAGDDEPITMPFGDLTVSEGTVVKWLRAVGDAVKEGELIAEIETDKAVVEIEAPVSGTLNAIDQPVGAVVPMGGRIGGIKR
- a CDS encoding NAD(P)-dependent oxidoreductase, with product MKILCANWQAADEAELEREHYPDIEFILARSTNDKAAALDPAVCHAVDAVINYSPTHNVAAAPAAFPKARIAVRSGVGFDNIDTSGWGARKIPACNVPDYGTTEVADHAIGLMLALTRGTSAYGAELSANGAEGWHFSKAPLVRRHKGATFGVVGLGRIGLAAARRAAAFDMKVVFYDPHLLSGVDLSTGYERVHSLAELMRRADVVSVHTPLSEETRKLIGADAFAAAKPGLVLVNTARGPIVDLDALEAVLRNGVVAGAGLDVLPNEPGDLEHSLLAAWRRREPWIANRLIVTPHAAFYSPAAMRDLRLKSIEVVHAYLAEGRLTNCVNAEYLK
- a CDS encoding E3 binding domain-containing protein; translated protein: MNMAVASRLAVSPYARRLARERGFPLEALHGSGPGGRILAADVLDFTPVDAPAELLAAAPASSPVASRIAAFATSIALDALHELLSALESSGKVFDIDDIVLRATGCAFGEISEVAKVREAPVALELGNRQVAFATTSGMPLTALRGARLAAQAGKRDDAEIPAVLSVRLLPPSDIRPVTMPLLPGRAMRLTVSVGSAGDNAECLLTVDAARVDEATSTVWLAALKSAVEHPLRLFV
- a CDS encoding GntR family transcriptional regulator; translated protein: MDNTVPTIDSLPRRSLGRSNGPLYRQLADILRVPIGDGTFPVGGELPKEAAIAEHFGVSLITVRQALRDLEADGLIKKRSAKPAVVAARSPSVNLSWKFKNFADMAAFTKDAQLTVKSYRKEVSPVLQRHFGMGKEEAGYCLRSVLSIGEQRKAQITTYFPPDIGARLKREDFSDVLIFRSVQKHLGLRLDVAHVTVRAEIADEAVAADLGIALGSAVLTVEMLYQSADQRSIEFSVARHPADIFSITYDAPNDLS